In Calditrichota bacterium, one genomic interval encodes:
- a CDS encoding LytR C-terminal domain-containing protein has translation MQRPRSFSKGRVAPRQVRGSGSRGSSAMVKWVCVGVVAVNVVLTGFFVMSRIPRAKTPPNVVSNPAEKPPEEERITVMVLNGCGVNGIAQQTRRFLEDHRFNVVGHENHSNFNVQRTVVVDHFSVKKESARKVASVLGLGEEAVVPKLDPKSTFQVSVILGRDYLRLTPFRQQ, from the coding sequence GTGCAGAGGCCAAGATCGTTCAGCAAGGGGCGAGTGGCTCCGCGGCAGGTGCGGGGCTCTGGGAGCAGAGGGTCCTCGGCCATGGTCAAGTGGGTTTGTGTGGGCGTGGTCGCGGTCAACGTCGTGCTGACCGGCTTTTTCGTCATGAGCCGCATTCCTCGTGCTAAGACTCCGCCGAATGTAGTGTCCAATCCTGCCGAGAAGCCGCCGGAGGAGGAACGCATCACCGTCATGGTTCTAAACGGCTGCGGAGTGAACGGCATCGCCCAGCAGACGCGCCGGTTCCTCGAGGACCACAGATTCAACGTGGTGGGTCATGAGAACCATAGCAATTTCAACGTGCAACGCACGGTGGTTGTCGACCACTTCTCCGTCAAGAAGGAGAGCGCGCGTAAGGTGGCGTCGGTGCTGGGGCTCGGCGAAGAGGCGGTAGTGCCAAAACTGGACCCCAAGTCCACCTTCCAGGTCAGCGT